The sequence below is a genomic window from Pseudoalteromonas tetraodonis.
AAAAGACATGGGTGGGGCCGCGCATGTTATTGCCCTGGCTCAGCTAATTATGGCCGCTAACTTACCAATACGCCTTCGTGTTTTAGTGCCTGCGGTTGAAAATGCTGTTTCGCGTAATGCATTTCGCCCTGGCGATGTAGTAAAAACCCGTAAAGGTATTATGGTCGAAATAGACAATACCGATGCAGAAGGGCGACTAGTGCTGTGTGATGCACTAAGCGAAGCACAAAACGATGATCCTGAATTAATCATTGATTTTGCTACACTAACTGGTGCGTGCCGTATTGCGTTAGGTACGGAGTTACCGGGGTTTTTCTCAACGGATCGCGCTGTAGCAAATGCCATTATGGACTCGGGAATGCAAGTTAACGACCCTGTTTGGCAATTGCCGTTATTCGAACAATACAAACCATTTTTGAAAAGCGATGTGGCTGATATGGCTAACTGTGCAAGTACGCCATTTGGTGGCGCAATAACCGCTGCGCTTTATTTGAAAGAGTTTATAGAGCCAAATACACCATGGGTTCACTTTGACGTAATGGCATGGAATTTACGTGCATTACCCGGGCGTCCAGCTGGTGGTGAAGCACTGGGTATTCGTGCAGTATTTACTTACCTACAAAATCGATTTAACTAACCTGAACTTGGATTAAGGTTTACCTTGAGTTATTTGATGTTAAAGTGCATATAACTCAAGGGGTAAGCCATCTGGATCGGCAAAAAAGGTGAATTTTTTGCCGGTTATTTCATCTTCTCTAATATTTTCGACGATGACATTGTGTGACTCTAAATAATGTTTAGCAGTATTAATACACCCAACTTTAAATGCTAAATGTCTAAGTCCTTGTGCTTCGGGGTAGCTTGGTCTACTTGGCGCATCATTAAACGAAAATAATTCTAACTGACTACCATCAGGTAAAGCTAAATCGAGTTTGTAAGACTGACGCTGTGCACGATAATGCTCATTAATAATCGTGAGTTTTAATATTTCACTATAAAAATGTTTAGAGCGTGGGTAGTTGCTACAAATGATGGCTACATGATGAATGCCTAGTAGTTGCATATATTTTCCTTAAAAAGCAAAAAGCGCACTAAAAGCAGTGCGCTGTTTATCAATACATGTGCATGTTTATATATTAGCTTTTAGCTAGGCTCTGCGTCTTTACACGCTTTTACAGCCGGTGCAACAAGCTCTAAACCCGTTTTATCACACGGTGGAAGCTCAGCATCACTAACAGCAATAGGCGTTACTCGCTCGCCCCATTTTATATAGCTTGCCGCCCAAGTAAGGCCAGCCCCAAATGCCGCCGACATAATGTTTGCATGCGGTTTAATTAAGCCTTGCTCAACGGCTTCACACAATGCAATTGCAATGGTGGCAGCAGAGGTGTTGCCATATTCACCAATATTGACCATTACTTTTTCGTCATCCACTTTTAAGCGATTTTGAATAGCTTGAATAATGCGTAGATTGGCTTGATGCGGAACTAGTACATCGATATCGTCTAACTTAAGATTGGCTTGTTCAAGCACGTCGTCACAGGCTTCACTCATGCCTTTAACGGCACGTTTAAATATTTCACGGCCTTCAAATAAAAGGTCTGATGGACCAATTGGCTCATATTTATTTAAATCACTGCCAAAATTAGTAATGTGTAAAATATCACGATCTTCGCTGTCACAACCGGTTTTAGTCCCTAATAAGCCTGCAGGAGTTTCTGCTGCTTCAAGCACAACGGCACCGGCACCATCACCAAATAATACTGCGCTGTCGCGTCGTGCCCAGTTTACATACCACGTCATGCGCTCAGCCGCGATAACGACAGCTTTTTTGATCATGCCAGCTTGAATTTGCGCTGTCGCAGCTTGTAAAGCATATAAGAAACCAGAACATGCCGCGTTGGTGTCCATGGCTGCAGCGCCTGTGGCACCAATATTTTTTTGTACTAATGAGGCGGTGTTTGCGACTACTGTTGAGGGGGTGCACGTTGCTAAAATAACTAAATCGATATCTTTTGCATCTACGCCAGCACAAGCAATGGCATGTTTTGCAGCCACACTAGCAAGTTCAGCAGTACTTACATGGCTAACTCTTCGTGCCTTGATACCTGTGCGTGTGGTGATCCACTCATCGGTTGTATCTACAATTTCACTTATTTCGTCGTTGCTGATGCTTGCTGGTGGAATGCATTTACCCCAACCAGTGATATGTGCGTAAGGCATAGTGTGTTCTCTTAAAAGTGGTATGACGTGTTCGTCTAATGAGGACGTTATATCAAAAATTAGCTGTTAACACTAGTTTATAGCATGGTTTGCTTAGTAATTACTGCTATTTTACGGACTATTTGCTGCATTTTTGTTTAAAGGTAATTGACTTGTTTTTATTGTGTTAATTAAAAGCTTTTAATGATTATGCCTGTTTTACACAATAGCTCATAGGCTTTCTAAGCTTAATAGAATACAAATACTTTGTTGACCATATATGCTTGAGTGCGGCTGAGTGAGCAGCTAATATGGGGCGCATATTATGAAATCATTACTTAAAAAGCATTACTTAAAAAGCATTATTTATAATGGATAACAAAGCAATGTATATTCAGTCAGGTGAATCTTATTGTGTTAATTAAAACCGATCCTGCTATTAGCCGGTTATTAATGCTGCGCAGTGGCGCCATTGCTGTGCAGCTTATTGCGGTGTTAAGCGTTTATTTTTTATTAGAGCATCAAATTGCGCTCATGCCGTTGCTAGCCGTTATTACGCTTGAGGCGGTTTTTCAGTTAGCAAGTATCTTTGCTTATAGAAATGTTAGCCAAGCAAAGCCTGTTGGCATGCTGATGCAACTGACCGCTGACGTACTTTTTTTAACTATTTTGTTGTCTTTAAGTGGCGGTGCAACTAACGCATTTGTGTCGTTATTATTGTTACCTATTATGATAGCGGCAATTACATTGAGCGCTCGTGGGCTTGCCTATATTGCTGTGCTGGCTATCGCTGCCTACAGCATGTTACTGATTAAAATGCCAGAGCATAGCATGCACCAAATGAACATGAGTGGCCACTTTATTGGCATGTGGGTTAATTTTGTTATCAGTGCCTGCGTGATTGCGTTGGTTATTGGTGCAATGAACCGTGCTTTACAACAACGTGAGCGCACTATTGCTAAAGTTAGAGAGAAACAGTTGCGTAGTGAACAACTGGTTACCCTCGATGGCGCAGCGGCGCAAATTACTCATCAATTAGCAACGCCTATTGCTAATTTACAATTATTGTTTGAAGAGCTTGTAGAAGAGCATCCCAACAATGAAATTATTCAGCAAATGCAATCACCCTTGCTGCAATGCCGCACTCAGCTTAATGATTTTAGAAAGCTCTCTATGCAGCTACGAGATAAAAACACGCAAATACCTATAAAAGCAGAGCAGCTGCAAAATCAAATTCATGATACGTTGCTATTACAATACCCTAATCAACAAATAAACTGGCTTAATGAGGCGCCTAAAGCCACATTAAAAAGTGATGCCATGCTGCTACCTGCTATTTTAAACTTATTACAAAATGCAGCGCTTGCTAACGAAAAAAAAGGCCAAATGCAATTAGAGTTGAGTTGGCAACAGCCAGATGCGCAAAGTATTGCGTTAATTATTCGGGATTTTGGCGCTGGTTTTTTATCCTCCGAGTTAGCGGAGTTAGGCGGGCAGCTCATGCCCAGCGAGCAAGGCATGGGAATAGCGGTTATGCTATCAAATGTTACGTTTGAGCGTTTAAATGGTTCGTTAACTGTTTATAATCACCCCGATGGTGGGGCGGTGGCCAAGATACAAATGCCACTATTAATAACCGAGTCGGCGCTATGAAGCTGCTAATTATTGAAGATGACATTAACCTTGCTACCACTTTGGTAAGGCGCTTAACAAAACACAGCTTTAACTGTGAGGTTACACATAACCAAACAGAGGCCTTACTTAGGGCTCGCCAGCAGCAACCTGATTGTATTTTATTAGATATGAAGTTAGCAGATGAAAATGGGCTGGCGCTTATTGCACCGCTGCGACACTTGTTACCCAAGGCGCATATTGTATTGCTTACCGGCTTTGCAAGTATAGCTACAGCCGTAGAGGCGATGCGCTTGGGCGCTAATGACTATTTAACTAAGCCTGTCGATATGGCAAGCTTATTAAAAGCGCTAAAAGTAGAGCCGGTATCGACAGTAACCGAAATTCCTGAAGAGATTATGTCACCCGAGCGTTTAGAGTGGGAGCATATTCAACATGTATTACACAGTAACAACGGTAATGTATCAATGACTGCAAGGCAGCTTAATATGCATAGACGCACTTTGCAGCGCAAGCTACAAAAAAAACCTGTGCAGCAATAAGCCCTCACTTGAGCAAGCAATTAATGACCCATACCGCCGCGCTAATAAAAAGCCAAAAAATTATACTGTTCGATGCCCAGTGCAAGCTTTGTAGTGCGTGGTGTAATTTTATTATTGCTCAAGACCCTCAGGCCATGTTTAAACTGTGCAGTGTACAATCGCCAAAAGGGCAGCAAATATTAATGCACTTTGGCTATTCGACAACTGATTTTGCCTCTATGGTTTACATTGAAAACGCTCAAGCATTTATACAAAACCATGCATTTTTTGAGGTGATTAAACGGCTAGGCTATCCGTGGAAACTTAGTGGTATATTTAGTGTGTTGCCAAATCGTTTTAACAATTGGCTTTATGATAAAATTGCATCAAATCGATATACCTTATTTGGTAAATATCACTATTGCAGGATCCCTTCAAAGCAAGACCAAGCCCACTATTTATAAGTGCTTTAATAGATGCCTGAATGTATTGGCTGTGCTAAAATCGCGGCGTTTAAATTTAAGCATTAAAAAGGCACTTACATGGCAAATACGGCGCACGCACTGCATATTTTAGTAAAACATAAAGAGATTGCAGAAGACATCATCAAGCAATTAGGCAAAGGCGCAAAGTTTCAAACTTTAGCTAAAAAGTATTCGTCATGCCCATCGGGTAAAAAAGGCGGTGATTTAGGTGAGTTTAGACGAGGTCAAATGGTTCCACAGTTTGATAAGGTGGCCTTTAGTGGTGCAATTTTAGAACCGCATTTAGTAAAAACGAAATTTGGTTGGCATGTTATTAAGGTACTTTATCGCACATAAACTAACGCAATTTTAAGTTGCCGCTATACTTATTATTTGTTCAGTTTGTTACATGCTAAAGCAACTTGGAATAACTATGAAGCTTATTATTTTATGCTGCAGTTTGATTTTAATGGCAGTGTCATTTTTTGCCAGTAGCACTGAGCAAACAATTACCCTTAAGCTTGGCAAACCAAGCATCCAAGGCATACCAAAAAACTACTATATTTTAGCGTTATTAGAAAAGAGCTTTGCAGAGGTTAATGTAAAGCTCAATATTGCCTACAGCATTGAGCCAATGAATACTAAGAGGATTTTGCAAGAGCTCAAACGTAACGGTGATGTTGATTTAGCTTGGTTAACTATGCCAAGCGCCCTCGCAGAGCAAAGATATTTAATCCACACAAGTTATCCTATTTATAATGGGCTGCATTCAAAGCGCTTGTTCATGGTTAAACAAAGTCGGTTAAAAGAATTTTCTGAGATCAAAACCTTGGCACAGCTAAAACCATTTATTGCGTTGCAAAAACAAAGTTGGTCAGACTTTTATGTTTTAAAAAACAATGGTCTAACAGTTAATGGTGATTTGAGTTATGAAAGCATGTTAAAAGCGTTAGATGAAGGACTTGGCGATTATTTTCCGCGTTCAGTTACAGCAATAAAAGCCGAAATACGTAAACACCCTCAGTATAACTTTGTTATTGAGCCACATATTATGCTGCAATACGATAATTACTATTATTTTTACGCAAACGAAAATAACAAAGCAATCATTGAGTTATTAGAGCAAGGCTTAACAAAGTTAGCAGATAGCGGTGAGTTGAACGCGCTTTATGAGCGCTATTATCATGATGTTGAGGACGGGCTTAATTTAAACAACAGACAGGTGTTTAACTTAAAAATTAATAATGTTAGGCCGCAAAATGCAGCCTAACCCGAAAAATTATTGCTCCTGCTTGGCTTCTTCTTCACTTATTTGCTTAAGTGCTTGAATAAACGATTCACTCGGTTGCCCACCGGTAAGCGCGTACTTATCATTTATAATGAAAGTAGGTACTGAGGTTATTCCCATTTGTTTAAAGTTATTTTGCTCTTGGCGTACCGCTTGTACGTATTTATCTGAGTGTAAAATTTCTCTGGCAGTGTCTTTGTTAAGGCCTACTTTTTCTACTACATCCAGTAATGCATCTTCTTGATTTAAATATTTTAAATCGGTGAAGTGTGCCTCAAAAAACGCCAGTTTTAACTCAGTTTGCTTACCTTCTTCACGAGCCCACATTAGCAAGCGATGTAAATCAAAGCTGTTGATCATGATGCGTTTACCGTCAAAATTAAAGGTAAAGCCAGCTCGTTCACCCGCATCCGCCATGTTTTGACGATTTCGCGCGCTTTCTTCTTCGGTTAAGCTGTATTTTTGCTGCAAGTGCTCGTTTAAGTCTTGCCCTTCAAGTGGCATATCCGGATTAAGCTCAAAAGGGTGCCATGTAATATCCGCACTCATTTCGTCTTTTAATTCTGCCAATGCGGCTTCTAAGTTTTTATACCCAATAATACACCATGGGCACATTACATCTGAGACGATATCTATTTTTAAGTTTTTCATAAGGATCCTTGAAGGATTGCTTTTTAATAACAATGGATATTGGGATGAAGTTTAGTTTATCAATCATTGAACATAAAAAGAGCAGCGAAAGTGCTGCTCTTTTATTGAATGTTTTCAGGTTAGCTGTTTAAACCAAATGGGTCGTCAATGCTGTGGCTTGGCTGGGTAAACCAACGCGGTCCGTCATCTGTCATATAGAAGTGATCTTCTAATCTCACACCAAACTCATCTGGAATAACCAGCATTGGCTCGTTACTAAAACACATGCCTGTGGCAAGCGGGGTTTTATCGCCGCCCACTAAGTATGGCCATTCATGAATGTCTAAGCCAATACCATGGCCTGTGCGGTGTGGGCAACCTGGTGTTTGGTATTCAGGGCCTAAGCCTTGAGCTGCTAAGTAACTGCGGGCTGCTTCGTCAACCGATTCACAGGTTTTGCCAATGGCGGCTTGATTGAAAGCTGCTAACTGGGCTGCTTTTTCAAAATCCCAAAATAGGCGCTGGCGACTGGTTGCTTCACCAAATACATAAGTGCGGGTAATATCAGACAGGTAATCGTGTACTTTGCATCCGGTATCAATAAGGACCATGTCGCCTTTTTTCAAAATTTGTGGATCTTTTACACCATGAGGGAATGAGGTAGCAAGGCCAAACAATACAATACAGAAGTAATTTCCCGGAGCACCTACTTTTTGATGCGCTTTTTTTATAAATTCTTCGACTTCTACTGTACTAATTCCTTCATAAAGCATGCTCGCCGTAGCCTGATGAACCGCTAAAGTCATATCCATGGCACATTGCATTAATGCTAATTCATTGGCTGATTTATGCATTCTACAATGTGCGGTTACAGGTTGTGCGTTAACTAGTTTTAACCCTGAACTGGCTTTATTGATGCCATCAAAAATAAAAAACTGTGCGCTTTCATCAATGCCCACGGTAGCGGTGTCACTAATATTCAGTTGTTTAAGCACTTTAACGAATAGCTCAAAAGGGTTCTCGTGTTCTTGCCAGCCGTGTATTGGGCCATCAATGACTTTAAAGCCATCTAAAGAGCCAATTTCAAAATGGGGGGCAATGTATTGCACCTCACCCATGGCGGGTAAAATAGCGCCGACTAGTCGTTCACTGGCGTACCATTTCATACCGGTAAAATACGTTAAGTTAGTACCTGCATTTAAATATATCGCATCAATATTATTAGCTTGCATATAAGCTTGCGCTTTGGCCATACGCACTAAATACTCATCGGCCTGAATTGGCGTTACTGAGTGGGTCATATTGCTTAAACTAGCAAGTGCTTGTTCGGGTGTGTGTGTACCAATACCAACTGTGGTCATATATTTTTCCTACAAAATTTTGCATAGTGTGTAGGCTAAATGCGTTCAATTCAAATTAATTGCGATTAGTGAACAAGGGATTGAACAAATAGAGGAAGTTATCAAGTCCCTCATTCCCAAGGACTTGATAACCTTGGGCTATTTTTTCGCGTAGGGTAAACGATTGAGCTTATTCGCCGTGTGGTAGCTATCTAATCCGGTTACTGCAACGGTATCGATGGCTTGTAAGTCTAAAAAGCCATCACTTTGGAGTGCTGATTTATCTACATAAACATCCATTATTTCGCCAATAACCAGCTCAGTGCCATTAACAGCTAAATGCTGATTCTCTACAAATTTTACTGCGTATTTTAGTCGGCTTTGTGCAACAAAAGGCGCTTTAAAGTCGTTTAAGTACTCTGTTTTGAGACCGGTTGCATTAAACTCAGACTCATCTTTAGCGTAACGTGCCGATGTTTGGTGTGCCTGCTGGTAAATATCACTATTTACTTGGTTAATAGTATAAACGCCTGTTTCTATAATATTTTCGAATGTATGCCTTGGTACGCTGTGCGGGCGCATTATCATGCCTACTAGCGGTGGGTGAGCGCCTAAATGAATAACTGAACTGACAATGGCTAGATTGGTATTACCTTGTAAGTCTTGTGTGCCAATTAAGTTTGCACTTTTAAACCCTGAAAGTGAATTGATAAAGTGTGTACGGGTATGTTTTTCAAGTGCGGCTATGCGGTCTTTCGAAAAATGCATGTGTTTGTTCCTTACCATTTTATGGTGTTTCCTTGCCAATCTAAGTAGGCAGGTTCGCCGTTGAGTTCTAGCTGTGGGTTTTCGTAAGTAAATTTAAATAATTGCTGAGCAACAAAATCAGGGGTAAACAGTTTACCTGCGGGCACATTTTTTTGAAATGGCTTAGAGAGCTGTGTATCTGTAGTACCTGGGTGAAATAAAACAAGTTTGGTATTTTTAGCGCGACGAGCAAGTTCAATGGTGGCTGTTTTAAATAGCATGTTCAGCGCAGACTTGGATGCGCGATAGGTATACCAGCCACCCAATTTATTGTCGTTAATACTGCCTACACGAGCGCTTAAAGCAGTAATTGTGCAATGAGTTTTGTGATTAAGCAATGGCACTATACTTTGTAAGCACAGCAGGGGGACAAGTGTATTAGAGTGCAAAAGCTGCATAAAATAATCACTGTTAATTTCTTCGAGCTTTTTTTCTGGCATGTGCTGGTCGTTGTGTAATTGACCATTAAATATTATTACCTGAGCAAGCTCAATTTGTTGTGACTTTAACGACTGGGTTAGCTCATTTAGGCTTTGCGCCGAGTAGTCGCTGTGGAAATAGGTTACCCTGTCATCATTATGCTCAATATTCGATGAGCTGACACAAATTATATTAAATTGTGCTGCTTGCTGATTTAAATGACTTACGTAGGATTGTGCAATGGCGCTACTGGCGCCAAATAAAATCACTGTTTTCATTTTTCACCTTTAGATTTGATATTGCATTGACCATTACTACACTGCGCATTGGGCATTAAAAAACGGCTTATATGATGGCGGTATTTTGCAAAAAAAGTGTAAGCATGATCGGCAAAAAAGCGAATTACGGGCAAACGAATTATTTTAAGCCAACGGTATTTGCCAACGGTGCGCCAAGCTTGATAAGTGACGTCTAAGCCGTAAATCATCTGCCCCTTATCAGTTTGGGCGTGCAATAAATCCATGGCATTTTGTTTATCGATTGCAGGAAAACGTTCACTAAAATCATCCGCATTTAAATCTTCTAGTGTAATTTTATGATCAACATCGGCACGTTTTAAATGTTGCATTTCTGCATTGCACAGTGGGCAATTGCCATCGTAAAAAATGATCATGTTATCGCTTTGTGTTTATTTTACATATGCTTTTTTACGACAAGACAATGCAAATGGATCTATTAAATATTCCCTCTTAGTGATATTAATAGGTCTCCAAGAAACGAAGGAGAGCTAGAAATGAGTGAACAATATGCCGCCTTGCGAGGTAATGTAAATCTACTTGGTCAATTATTAGGACAAACTATTAAAGATGCCCAAGGCCAAGAGATTTTAGATAAAGTAGAAGAAATTCGGGCTTTATCAAAATCATCTCGCAGTGGCAATGAAGCCGATCGCCAAGCGTTAATTGATGTACTCCATGCGCTTAGTGATGAGGAGCTTTTACCGGTTGCCCGTTCATTTAATCATTTTTTAAACTTAGCTAATGTTGCAGAGCAGTTTCATACCGTATCACGTTTTAATGATGTTGGTTTTTGCCAACTAAATCCTCTCACTCAAACATTAAAAACGTTAGCAGCAAAGGCCGAACTAGGTCAGCTTAATCATAATCATTTAGCCGACACACTCTCAAAACTCCACATAAACTTAGTACTAACCGCTCACCCAACCGAAGTGACTCGCCGTACTATTATTAACAAACATGTTGAACTAAGCGATTGTTTAGCGTCGCTTGAGCGAACCGACAACCTTGCGCAAGAGCGCGAAGCGATATTAAATCGAATTGCGCAGCTTATTAGCCAAGCTTGGCATACTGACGATATTCGTCGTTCTCGTCCAAGCCCTGTTGATGAAGCTAAATGGGGCTATGCGGTAATTGAAAATAGCTTATGGGATGCCGTGCCACGTTTTTTACGTGAGTTTAGCCAGCATGTTAAACAGCATTTGAGCCTTGAGCTACCAGCCAACTACAGCCCGATAGAATTTACGTCGTGGATGGGGGGAGATCGGGATGGTAACCCGTTTGTAACCGCTGAGGTGACTAAGCAAGTACTCGATCATGGCCGTTGGATGGCGCTGGATTTATACCAGCGTGATTTAGAAACTTTGTGTGCTGAACTTTCAATGTCTGATGCCAGTGATGAGCTCATTAAACTGGCAGGGCAAGAGTTTGAACCTTATCGAGCCGTGCTCAAAGAGCTTAAAAACCAAGTAGCTGAAACAGTGATGTACTTAAGCGCTAAAATTAAAAACAAGCGTACAGAATCACAAGATTTAATAACTGATATTAACCAAATTAAGCACCCAATTGAGGTGTGTTATCGCTCATTGTTAAAATGCAATATGCAAGTGGTTGCTGATGGCTTGCTATTAGATGTGATCCATCGTGTAAATAGCTTTGGTTTGCGCTTGGCAAAACTGGATGTACGACAGGATTCGTCAAGACACAGCGATGTGTTTTCTGAATTAACTCGTCATTTAGGTATTGGCGATTACAATCAATGGGAAGAGCAAGACAAACAAGCTTTTTTACTGACAGAGCTCAATTCACGTCGTCCGCTAATTCCTAGGCATTGGCAACCAAGTCCAGAAGTGCAAGAGGTGCTCGACACCTTTGATGTTATTGCGCAACAAGATGAAAAAACCTTTGGTTTATACATTATCTCTATGGCACGAACTGCCTCTGATATATTAGCAGTGCAGTTATTACTTAAAGAGTCTGGCTGTGGTTTTGAACTGCCTGTGGCGCCTTTATTCGAAACCTTGGATGATTTAAACGATGGCCACAACGTCATCACTACACTTTTAAATAACGAGTGGTACCGTGGACACATTAAAAACACCCAAAATGTAATGATTGGCTATTCAGACTCAGCCAAAGATGCAGGCATGATGGCTGCT
It includes:
- a CDS encoding DsbA family oxidoreductase, with amino-acid sequence MKNLKIDIVSDVMCPWCIIGYKNLEAALAELKDEMSADITWHPFELNPDMPLEGQDLNEHLQQKYSLTEEESARNRQNMADAGERAGFTFNFDGKRIMINSFDLHRLLMWAREEGKQTELKLAFFEAHFTDLKYLNQEDALLDVVEKVGLNKDTAREILHSDKYVQAVRQEQNNFKQMGITSVPTFIINDKYALTGGQPSESFIQALKQISEEEAKQEQ
- a CDS encoding substrate-binding periplasmic protein, with the translated sequence MKLIILCCSLILMAVSFFASSTEQTITLKLGKPSIQGIPKNYYILALLEKSFAEVNVKLNIAYSIEPMNTKRILQELKRNGDVDLAWLTMPSALAEQRYLIHTSYPIYNGLHSKRLFMVKQSRLKEFSEIKTLAQLKPFIALQKQSWSDFYVLKNNGLTVNGDLSYESMLKALDEGLGDYFPRSVTAIKAEIRKHPQYNFVIEPHIMLQYDNYYYFYANENNKAIIELLEQGLTKLADSGELNALYERYYHDVEDGLNLNNRQVFNLKINNVRPQNAA
- a CDS encoding thiol-disulfide oxidoreductase DCC family protein translates to MIIFYDGNCPLCNAEMQHLKRADVDHKITLEDLNADDFSERFPAIDKQNAMDLLHAQTDKGQMIYGLDVTYQAWRTVGKYRWLKIIRLPVIRFFADHAYTFFAKYRHHISRFLMPNAQCSNGQCNIKSKGEK
- the gloA2 gene encoding SMU1112c/YaeR family gloxylase I-like metalloprotein, whose protein sequence is MQLLGIHHVAIICSNYPRSKHFYSEILKLTIINEHYRAQRQSYKLDLALPDGSQLELFSFNDAPSRPSYPEAQGLRHLAFKVGCINTAKHYLESHNVIVENIREDEITGKKFTFFADPDGLPLELYAL
- a CDS encoding sensor histidine kinase, which translates into the protein MLIKTDPAISRLLMLRSGAIAVQLIAVLSVYFLLEHQIALMPLLAVITLEAVFQLASIFAYRNVSQAKPVGMLMQLTADVLFLTILLSLSGGATNAFVSLLLLPIMIAAITLSARGLAYIAVLAIAAYSMLLIKMPEHSMHQMNMSGHFIGMWVNFVISACVIALVIGAMNRALQQRERTIAKVREKQLRSEQLVTLDGAAAQITHQLATPIANLQLLFEELVEEHPNNEIIQQMQSPLLQCRTQLNDFRKLSMQLRDKNTQIPIKAEQLQNQIHDTLLLQYPNQQINWLNEAPKATLKSDAMLLPAILNLLQNAALANEKKGQMQLELSWQQPDAQSIALIIRDFGAGFLSSELAELGGQLMPSEQGMGIAVMLSNVTFERLNGSLTVYNHPDGGAVAKIQMPLLITESAL
- a CDS encoding flavin reductase family protein, which produces MHFSKDRIAALEKHTRTHFINSLSGFKSANLIGTQDLQGNTNLAIVSSVIHLGAHPPLVGMIMRPHSVPRHTFENIIETGVYTINQVNSDIYQQAHQTSARYAKDESEFNATGLKTEYLNDFKAPFVAQSRLKYAVKFVENQHLAVNGTELVIGEIMDVYVDKSALQSDGFLDLQAIDTVAVTGLDSYHTANKLNRLPYAKK
- the ppiC gene encoding peptidylprolyl isomerase PpiC → MANTAHALHILVKHKEIAEDIIKQLGKGAKFQTLAKKYSSCPSGKKGGDLGEFRRGQMVPQFDKVAFSGAILEPHLVKTKFGWHVIKVLYRT
- a CDS encoding ketoacyl-ACP synthase III, yielding MPYAHITGWGKCIPPASISNDEISEIVDTTDEWITTRTGIKARRVSHVSTAELASVAAKHAIACAGVDAKDIDLVILATCTPSTVVANTASLVQKNIGATGAAAMDTNAACSGFLYALQAATAQIQAGMIKKAVVIAAERMTWYVNWARRDSAVLFGDGAGAVVLEAAETPAGLLGTKTGCDSEDRDILHITNFGSDLNKYEPIGPSDLLFEGREIFKRAVKGMSEACDDVLEQANLKLDDIDVLVPHQANLRIIQAIQNRLKVDDEKVMVNIGEYGNTSAATIAIALCEAVEQGLIKPHANIMSAAFGAGLTWAASYIKWGERVTPIAVSDAELPPCDKTGLELVAPAVKACKDAEPS
- a CDS encoding response regulator transcription factor is translated as MKLLIIEDDINLATTLVRRLTKHSFNCEVTHNQTEALLRARQQQPDCILLDMKLADENGLALIAPLRHLLPKAHIVLLTGFASIATAVEAMRLGANDYLTKPVDMASLLKALKVEPVSTVTEIPEEIMSPERLEWEHIQHVLHSNNGNVSMTARQLNMHRRTLQRKLQKKPVQQ
- a CDS encoding M24 family metallopeptidase, whose translation is MTTVGIGTHTPEQALASLSNMTHSVTPIQADEYLVRMAKAQAYMQANNIDAIYLNAGTNLTYFTGMKWYASERLVGAILPAMGEVQYIAPHFEIGSLDGFKVIDGPIHGWQEHENPFELFVKVLKQLNISDTATVGIDESAQFFIFDGINKASSGLKLVNAQPVTAHCRMHKSANELALMQCAMDMTLAVHQATASMLYEGISTVEVEEFIKKAHQKVGAPGNYFCIVLFGLATSFPHGVKDPQILKKGDMVLIDTGCKVHDYLSDITRTYVFGEATSRQRLFWDFEKAAQLAAFNQAAIGKTCESVDEAARSYLAAQGLGPEYQTPGCPHRTGHGIGLDIHEWPYLVGGDKTPLATGMCFSNEPMLVIPDEFGVRLEDHFYMTDDGPRWFTQPSHSIDDPFGLNS
- a CDS encoding thiol-disulfide oxidoreductase DCC family protein — encoded protein: MTHTAALIKSQKIILFDAQCKLCSAWCNFIIAQDPQAMFKLCSVQSPKGQQILMHFGYSTTDFASMVYIENAQAFIQNHAFFEVIKRLGYPWKLSGIFSVLPNRFNNWLYDKIASNRYTLFGKYHYCRIPSKQDQAHYL
- a CDS encoding SDR family NAD(P)-dependent oxidoreductase; translation: MKTVILFGASSAIAQSYVSHLNQQAAQFNIICVSSSNIEHNDDRVTYFHSDYSAQSLNELTQSLKSQQIELAQVIIFNGQLHNDQHMPEKKLEEINSDYFMQLLHSNTLVPLLCLQSIVPLLNHKTHCTITALSARVGSINDNKLGGWYTYRASKSALNMLFKTATIELARRAKNTKLVLFHPGTTDTQLSKPFQKNVPAGKLFTPDFVAQQLFKFTYENPQLELNGEPAYLDWQGNTIKW